The following is a genomic window from Bacillus kexueae.
TTCATTTTGAAGTTCTTCGTTATAACCAGCGCCTACCCCTTGGGCTTTAGCGCTGTTCATTCCTTCACGTATGTGGTTGGCTCTTCTTTTTGCCATATTTCTCACCTCCAGTACTAGTGTTTGCAATGTAAAAGGATCAATACATTTGATGGGAATGTTAAATTTTATGATTTTGAAAAAATAAGAATATTTGAATGTATAAGCGGAACTTATATAAATTGATAACGGTATTGTTATTTACTTATTGCGAAAAGTATATTAAGATTGAATTGTGCGAATTTTTAGGGGGACAATCGACAGTTGTCGACCTTAGTAAAAGGGGGAGAAAACGACATGACACAGCAACAGTTAACGAAAAATGACGTTTTCCAAGCGAGAAAATCTTTTGAACTGAATGGTAAAACGTATCACTATTATTCATTAAAAGCATTGGAAGAAGCAGGATTAGGAGACGTATCTCGTTTGCCTTATTCCATTAAGGTGCTTCTTGAGTCCGTTTTACGTCAAGTAGACGGTCGTGTAATCAAAAAGGAACATGTAGAAAACTTAGCGAAATGGGGAACGAAGGATGTAAAAGACTTAGATGTTCCGTTTAAGCCTTCGCGAGTTATTTTACAAGACTTCACAGGTGTTCCAGCGGTCGTAGATTTAGCATCTTTACGAAAAGCAATGGCTGACATGGGTGGAGATCCAGATAAGATTAATCCAGAAATTCCAGTGGATCTTGTTATTGACCACTCTGTACAAGTTGATCGTGCAGGAACTGA
Proteins encoded in this region:
- the sspO gene encoding small acid-soluble spore protein O gives rise to the protein MAKRRANHIREGMNSAKAQGVGAGYNEELQNEPLTEEQRQNNKKRKKNQ